A window of Limanda limanda chromosome 4, fLimLim1.1, whole genome shotgun sequence genomic DNA:
ACACACCTCATGGTTGAGTGATGTTTGTCAGATTTAAGTGGAAAATGTCATGGCACTTTATAAACATGATAAATTTGTACACATGCAGGATAAAGATAATCTCTTGTGATGAAACTAGCAGTAAAATGCTAATAATAGTAATGCCAGTGGTCGAAAGTGCATATTTAATCCTGAATATTTCACTCCTGAACCACGGGCATGAATGTGCTGCTACAAGGGCCTCCACTCTTCTGGGAAGGTTTCTCACAAGACTTTGGAGCCAGGAGATTTGGTcctttacagcagcaggaacattaAGCAGGTGGCCACTGATGTTGGGAGATAAAACCTTGCTCTCACTTGTCCTATTAGTAATAGATGGGGAGGgagtcagtgtttgtgctgcacACTCAGCTTCTGCCACTCAAACGtagaataaatatatttctttagTGGCTGCGGCTCAGGAGATAGAGCAACATGTCACTGAgggtcagtggttcgatccctgcCTACTCCAGGCGCATGCTGAAGTGTcattgggcaagacactgaaccctaaattgccTCTGAGGGAGTGATTCCATTAGAGAGTGACTGACAAGTGGAGCATTAAGTagcactgtatgaatgaatgaatgtgacaTGTAGTATTAAGTGCCTTGAGTTGTCTATCAGACTAGAAAAGAGTAATATAAATGAAGCCCATTAACCATTACTGTACTGAAACAGGAAGAAGACTTCCATATACTACTACCAACCAGGGCAATCTATCTCCAAAGCACCAGATTAAGTAAAACTTTGTCGTACAATATACTGTCCTCAAGCACAAAACATGATATGACAGATGCTTCTATGACCATCTTCATTGTTTAATTGTTTCCATCATTCATGTCCTATGGGAGAAAGGAGAGATCAATAAGGATTCTTCAAGTGGTTTTGCTCTGAAGCCCCTGGGAGAGGAGTAAAGTCATTAGTGTAGCACCAAGGTGTCTCTTAGAAGGAAGCAAGGGGATGAGTGGGTCCAAAAGCTGATATAACAGGAGAAGATCCGAAGAACTAAGTGTCCATATACTTTTGACCATAGAGTTATTTAAACTTTTATCAATACAAACATTTAATGAGTTGTTATATAGGAAAAAGTTCATGTGTCTCTACATAGGTCTTGAACAAGTCCTGCCACACCAGCCTTCATTCACATTTCTGGTATTTGAGTGGATCTCGTGCCCAGGTTTAAAAGCCACatgtagcagcagcagatcgTTGTATTTACCGAGGACAGTGACCGGGATCTTCTTCGTCTCCGGCTCCACTCCATACtcgctctgcagctcctcttgcTGGATCCGGGCCTGCAGCAGGATCTTCCTCGACAGCTTCTCGTCCACGTACTTGTCCTCGTTTTCTTCCCGACTGTCCCTGAGCTTCACTCGGCCCCGGGCTCGAAACGTGTCGGCCTGTAGGATCTGGTCCGCCAGCGCCACGGCTGGTActactccacctcctccaccttctctatctcctctatctcctcctcctctggatctCTTCACTTTCGGCATCTCTGCTCGTTGACAGCTACAGTCCTGTTGTTATGTGTTAGCATGTGCTATCTAAGGTCTAAAGGGAAACGGTTCTGTAAACAGTCGCAGTTCAACACGTGCAGGCTGCCATCGCAGGAAGTGACGTGAGCTGAGTCGCGTAAAGTGACGTCCGTCACCTTGCAATATTAACACGTTAGTATTTTTGTCAGtattaaattactttattgTAGAAATTACAAGACTGGGTGAGTGggttttgaaaaatatataatggctatttagaattaaattaaatacgCTTATTTAAATTTACCGGAAGTACAATGTATAACCCGGAAGTAGTAATTGAAAAGAGTCGACTACAACTGGAGGCAAAACATCAATGGGAGTCACTTGGTATGTTTATCACTCAACGGTTTTAGCTTTATTgaaattaaactgtaaaaaaattaGATTTTGAACATGTTCACTCTAATCTACACACGGCTCCAGAATCCTCTGCCCCTCATTTAAGACACTGTAcatgttttatagttttattcaCTCGATGCTCTGGAGCAGCACTGATAACGTTACATGGCGAAGATGATGATGttcaagtgtgtgcatgtgtgtgtccgtgtgtgtgtccgtgtccgtgtccgtgtgtgtgtgtgtgtgtgtgtctgacagtgtgtgtcaggTGCCCGTGGCGGAGGGGAAGAGTGTGCAGCAGACAGTGGACATCCTGCAGCAGAAGCTGGAGCAGCTGGGAGCAGTGAAGCAGGGAAGCTTCTGTGTGGACTGTGAGACCTACCATGCCACAGGAAATGTCAGCGGTAATATCTAATAACTCAATGCTCTGATGTGTCCAGATGAGCATAGACAAGTGGATACAAATACATGTGTTGAATGGTGAATGTCAGACAGGGAACATGgcagttttgttgttgttgtaggtgGAGCCAGAGAGATACAAGTTTTTGACTGGAATATGTCGTTAGAAAACCATTATAAAAAAGGCATGTTATTAAGGCTTCGTATTGTACAGTTAAACCATTCTCTTTTCTTATAAATAACTatacattaaaagaaaatactaaTATCCAAAGGTAGAGAGCTTTAATTATGGAAATGCAAAATAAGTAAATGCAAATGGGAActcatcttttctgcattgtgaaaatatttgcatGCATCATTGCAAAAATCTATATAACAATATTTAGTATTTAATACTACAAACTCCATGTGTGGCTGGTTCCCACCGTAACAGTGCTTCATATTTGACTAAAGTCTGTGTTATTTCTTCAtccaaaacatttaaacatctctcagatgtgaaatacattttcttacaAAGCGGAAGTATTCAGCAATGTGACAATGTGAGTAAATAAACCTTTGATAATCGGTGCTTCTGTTCTCTGTCGGTTCTGTCAGGTCAACCCACCAAGCTCTTATACGTGATGCACAACACTGAAACTCCCCTGAGCTGCTTGGCTCTGTTTGAAGGAGGACCCTGCGTCGTGGCGGATGCAAACTTTGATGTCCTTATGGTGAAACTAAAAAGCCACTTCCAGAATGCCAAGGGGCACAAGGTGGAGTGTCGTGGTTCCAGATACCGCTACTGTGACTTTTTGATAAAAGTTGGTACCGTCACAATGAGCTCCAGTGCCAGAGGAATATCAGTAGAGGTATATGCTTTAATCGTTTGATCCTAATAGTGAGAGCGGAGACATCTCATCTTACCACTCTGACTGTATTGACTTGCTGTGTCTCCTCAGGTGGAGTACTGTCCCTGTGTGGTTCCAGGGGACTGCTGGAATCTCATCAAGGAGTTCATGCAGTCCTTTCTTGGACCCAGCGTCCCTGAACTGCCGTCTGTGTTTGTCGCCAAGCCTGAAGGCCTCTTCGCACCATCTGACAGCATCGACACCATGACTCAGTACCTGGAGTTGTTTAACAAACTTCGTAAAATGCAAATGCCAGGAAGTAATGTGCGTTGAAATGTCACATGTTCTCTGAGAGATCTAATTTTTGTAATCTTTGTATTAATGTTGCTTTGATTCTGGTCCTATGGATATGAATGATATCTCGGTATTTTTTAAAGCCTaggattttttatttctatttctagaGCCTCGATTGTGTTACACCCCCATTTGATGTAAACATTTTGTATTAAAGAGACCAAGTGGAGTAAAGAAGCCAGAATctgtgtttctgactgtttACACTGTGATGATccataaatatataatgataatgctCATATGAATATTTCAAAAGTCCTAGTGgcatttttatttctctaaaGAGTTTTTCAATAGCTGTTAAGGTGCATTTTAAGCAAAaagtaaaatgacaaaaacatatttttgttttgtttatctcATTTGATTTCCTGTTGCAGCATAGACATAtgtcaaataataataagagtTTTTAACAGGAAAAACCTTGAGGTACATACAAGGAACCTTGTTTCAGTATCTGCACAGAGACAGATGATCACTGATGCTCTGCGACGTTGCCATGTTAACTTTCATGGCAGAGACATCAGGTTGGAGCAATAAAAAACATAGGTAAGGTAAAAACATCAGTTTGACCTATGTTATATCTAAGattgatattattatataataatcacacaaatattACTGGGCACAGTAACAATGGCTCTGATATTTCCACATGactaaataatacatttagCCAAAAGCAGCTGCATGATGCAGCAATGATGCATTTATCAATTTATAAATATAGccatcattcattttaattaaatttctgCTTCTCCTTGAGTGACCAGTCAAAATGTGAATTCTGAAATGAAACGAAATTAATAAGATAAATGAAAAACTATGTGTACACACCTTTGCAGTCCAGAAGAGAAAATCAGGTAAAAGGGTAAAATAAGTGAAAGTACCTGGGCTTAGGGGTCATGGGATTTACAAGGTCTGTAAAATAACGTGTAAAATTTGAAAGGGACCATTTTTCTGCATAATGAATATTACAGAAAGAATCTGAATACTTAGATTGTAACAAAGCTTTATTTGAAAGTGagacatacaaataaataaaccaaacatATCGGTCTACAAGAGTTAATGTTCATAAGTGCTGAAGAACAACTCTGAGTGTTTGTTCTCTTTATTTGGTGAAATTCGACACAACAGGTGAGCCATGACGAGACAGATCTTACAACAATGAGAGACGAGAAGGGAAGTAAATGCTTTAGGCTTCAGTGTAAAACTAacgtgtatgtgtgagtgtgtgcgcagATGTTGAGCTAAAAGAGACTTAAAATGAACAGTCAAaagggggaggaaagagaggcataaagacaaaacaaaaaccaacaaatttcttctcatctctccccctcttctttctttttcctctttcttcttatttgtttttctcagagatGGTTTTGTTGTCCCAGGTTAGCtgattttctttgtgtctgttaCTATATCCttattgttgtttattcagtttgtTGTATTTTCGTAACTTACTTCTAACAGATTTATAAATCACTTTAGTGcttcaattgtatttttaatCCACAGATTGTTTGTTAAATTTGCTAACATTGTTGGTCACTTATATAACACAATAAACTGCGGGAAGAGTGGGATCAATTGGATATTTCTCCTCTCAGCAGCCTCCGGTAGGATTAATACTTTGCACAAATGTCCCTCTGTCTTCACTGGATCACAGTATTTGCAGTAATGGAGGCCTTGAATATGTCCCTTCCATAAGACAGCACGGACACCACAGACCATTAATGCTCTGCTGTTAAAAGCTCCTTATCCGCAGATGCATTAACCagattaacaccaagcagctGACTCTTTCTAATGCGGGGGCTTTCGGGGACACCGGGGTCTCTCCGCCCGGGCCCGGGGTGTCAGGGCCCGGGGTGTCAGGGTCCGGCCCCGGGTACTGCTCCGTGGCCGCGGCTGGTGGACGGCGGCTCGGACGGTCCATCCTGCTGCCTGTTGTTCAGCCGCTCCGCCAATGAGAGGCCGGCTGCTGCTCAGCCCCGGTCCAATGAGAGCGGCCGGCTTCTGCTAAGTCCCGGTCCAATGAGAGGCCGGCTGCCGCTCAGTCCCGGTCCAATGAGACCGGCCGGCTGCCGCTCGGTCCAGGTCCAATGAGAGGCCGGCTGCCATTCAGTCCCGGTCCAATGAGAGGCCGGCTGCCGCTCAGTCCCGGTCCAATGAGAGGCCGCCTGCCGTTCCGTCCCGGTCCAATGAGAGCGGCCGGCTCTGGACTCGGATCGGGAGTTGGGTTGTTCAATCCTCGCGGAGGACAACAAGCAGCTCGCCCCGAGTGAACCGGATGGATGTGAGCGATGGTaacgttatccagctgttttctttattttatatcattatCAGAATTTACACGGAGGCCCGGTGGCGACGTGACGTTACACTCCGCCACCCGGCTTCCTGCGGTGAATGTCACCGCGGAGTTTGAGAACGATTAACGGCGCAGCGGCTAGCGAGCTACGCCGCGCATCGGTAGTCACCGTTAGCGACCGACAACCAGGTGAACTTCGATTGTCCTCCGCGAAGGCGTTAGCCGCTAACGTTAGCCACTAGCTTACAACATACATATCGGCTGCTCGGTTCCGGGAGAACCGGGTGTGTTTGAACACGGTGCGGTGCTCGGTGACTGGCGGCGGGGGGCTCGGTGGACCCTGTGCCCGCTGGAGCTAGCGGCTAGCAGCGGTAGCTAAGTTATCTGCTGCTGAGCCTCAGACCAACAAAGTTGTCTGGTGTTCGTGGAGAGTGGCCCGGTGTCTGCTCTTTGTTCTGTGGTTACAAGCTGCTGGGAGGGAAGCTGAGCATGGCGATCAGAGCCAGGCAGCTCCAGACACCCAGTGGGCTGTACCACACTCCGAGAGGGGGCTCGAACAGTGAACAACATGTTTACACGCGTTAATGCACCTTTAACACGCAGCGGCCGCAGCTCAACACAGCGGGACGAGACTCAGATGCGTGACTAAACACAAACCAGTTGCGTCCACTTCCaggtgaactgtgtgtgttttgtcgtCATGATGTTAGTTTTGAAAGTCGTGGTGGATTCACACAAAGGAGAAAACAATAAACAGGAGGAAGGAAGTGTGCAGCACAGCGCTGGTTCTGGTGAGGGAGACAATTACATGAATTAACCACATCAGTGAAATGGACAGGCAGCCATTCTCCGTCATGTCAATGTCTCTGCGTCTATACGAACATCCCACTCAGTGCAAATCAGCAGCATCACAGCCCACATTGTGATTCAGTTCCTATGTTATATTAAAGCAAAGCAATAATCTTACACTGGATGTTttgattatgatgtttacatgaaCTGTAGGAGTTAGACATGTGTACTTATTTAACCGGATTTGTGTCTCAGTAAAGAGGCTTCTTCAGATCCAAATGACCAGTGTGAGGTTTCAGGTATTTCACCTCTGGTTTTCTTCTCTTATGTCATCAGAGTGGAACCCTCCCACAAGTCAGTCAGAGCTGATTAAGCCTCTTGGCTGAGACACACCAAGGAAATCCAGTTACCTCCACACGCGTGTTCCTCTCCTCTAGATACCGTGACCTGAGCCTCGTCACAGACATGATGGTTCCATGACTTGCTAATAGAAGAGTTCATTCATATTCCTTCTTACATATTACAGAGCATATTGTCATTATCAGAGTGTAATTTGCATCAATGGCAGTATAATAAATGTCCAATATTTATCTAGGATTTCGCTAAGATCAGAATACTCCACAGTCCGggtgttttaatttgatttttgcTTATTCCGAGTCTGACCTTATTCCGACCacactgatctgtttacagtgtTTAATTCAGACTCTTGTCTTAATCGGTTTAGTATCAGATTGTTGTGAGAGGAACATGTTATCAACGAACATAACTTTATTATAACCAGTCTATGTATGAATAATTTTCTTAATAACGAGTGCACCACAGCAACcacattttgtttaatttctacTCTAACATTTGCTTATGATTTACTACTATTTATCCTGCCAGATAGTAAGTGGGAGATGTAGATTTGTGAAGCTCAATATTGCATACAACTGTCCACAATGCCAATGATGTGCCACCCACCTCAAACTCGCTGAGAAGGAGTAACTACTAAAACTCTCAGACACATAATGGAAGAAAAGCTTTGTATGAGACCAAGGACTCAAAGTTTCACATTcatcaagttttttttaattaggcaTTTCTCGAGGAGCCAAATTACAAACCGTGACACTTCATCTTGTTAAGATGTTTTGCAGCCATGTTCAGTTTTCAGGGTCTTGAAATGTATTAATAACTGTGGACATTATTATGTTGGTGAATATTAGAATGTTAGGAGAAGTTGGTATTAGGtaatgcctttttttgaagtGTGTTTTCGAAAACTTCATACTGTTAAGTATCCTTCAAATGGAGGAATGAAAAATCATTACTTGTCTcctaatttgattaaataacagtttgtaaaatagaaaatagttGTGATACAACTTTGCTTAATCTGTTTGATTTTTTCCTAATTTTGCAGACCCTTCCCGCTGGGCTGGTGGTGACTGTGGTCATGGGTGATGAAGCAGAATAATGCTGTTGAGTTTTCTACAGAAACCTGATCAAGCAAGCTACATTAACAGTAAGTTTGTCTCTTTTAATTTTCAATGTCACCGTTCCCTCTAGAATTTTAGAGCTAATCTTTCTATTAACCTTGTGAATTAATATTTTTGTGTCCCTGGATAAATGCCCCGTTGCTTcgtctgcaacaatgaagttaaaaataacacaacactgTGTGATAGTCTGCGGGAGGaacctctctcctgtctgcagacTATGcacgcttgtgtgtgtctgatcgtCTCTGTTGCTCTTCAGACTCAAACTGACAATCACAAAATGTGAGTTAATATTCGATTGTGAATTGTTCTGGTCCACTTTAACCCCAATGTCCTGGCTGTGTGGAAGGTGAACTGTGACCGATGCTGTAAAATGTACATAGCAGTTCAGACTGATAACAATGTACAGAACACATTAATAACCTTATGTCTTGAACTTTCTTTCTTGCTTTCTCCTCATCACAGAATGAGTGGCTGCTTGGATTCAGGACGTGTGTCCTTTCACTGAGGCCACATGTGTATCTGGAGAGATGGATCGTTGTAAGCACGTGGGACGTCTTCGCCTGGGCCAGGACCACTCTGTCCTCAATCCACAGAAATGGCACTGTGTGGACTGCAGCACCACAGATTCCGTGTGGGCCTGCCTCAAGTGCTCCCACGTGGCCTGCGGACGCTTCATGGAGGAGCACTCGCTCAAGCACTTTCAGGAGTCACAACACCCACTGGCTATGGAGGTACGTGAGCTGGATGTCTTCTGCTTTGCCTGTGGAGACTATGTCCTCAATGATAACGCAGAAGGAGACCTCAAGCTCCTCAGAGGGGCGCTGTCCACTGTCCGGAGCCCAGGCAGACGCTCGCTCCGTTCCTCCACCGGCAGGGAGTGCACCACCTGGGTGAGGGATGGTGGGCC
This region includes:
- the med20 gene encoding mediator of RNA polymerase II transcription subunit 20, with translation MGVTCVCQVPVAEGKSVQQTVDILQQKLEQLGAVKQGSFCVDCETYHATGNVSGQPTKLLYVMHNTETPLSCLALFEGGPCVVADANFDVLMVKLKSHFQNAKGHKVECRGSRYRYCDFLIKVGTVTMSSSARGISVEVEYCPCVVPGDCWNLIKEFMQSFLGPSVPELPSVFVAKPEGLFAPSDSIDTMTQYLELFNKLRKMQMPGSNVR